In the Candidatus Electrothrix sp. GW3-4 genome, one interval contains:
- a CDS encoding HAMP domain-containing sensor histidine kinase — protein MPHCSDLQRICQRIREKSKNYERYNFTSAFNDFLKAFFDLAQEYDSLDDFYRICVAVPLEMTGLDSALYLLDEETRELYLACDSIRGVYQTKKVAPEHVALSIEPYQCDNFYIVPIYNKKPAGGRKLSLETRLERGQESPPSKKVYSRNRILGMFSVFPLEKLSAEDRFFLSKYTNRIGYNLHNRLIALQNIDHLKFINTLVMDIEHNVIVPNMYFRHLFNKLRQKIAELEKIRDEIRQTTNLDIASYQCESCLSRCDQLSDDLLFYHSEIVKHHSNISLFLESLFRREHFESGHLVLHPKRCFVEKEIILPQLENYASRLRAAHITVDRPNNMLDEEFQLVVDIGLLSQVYANLFSNATKYTQEVVTRDGTRRKAIAYGREVLDDFPQCGEQGVKFNVFSTGPHLDPEEVPFIFQEGVRGKSSKGIHGTGHGLAFIQHVVELHGGVVGYEKTSEGNNFFFILPVTYVQ, from the coding sequence ATGCCGCATTGTTCAGATCTTCAAAGAATTTGCCAGCGGATACGCGAAAAATCAAAAAATTATGAACGCTATAATTTTACTTCTGCGTTTAATGATTTTCTCAAGGCCTTTTTTGATCTGGCGCAGGAGTACGATTCACTTGATGATTTTTATCGAATCTGCGTTGCTGTTCCTCTGGAGATGACCGGCCTTGACAGTGCCCTTTATCTCTTGGATGAAGAAACAAGGGAACTCTACTTGGCCTGTGACAGCATCCGGGGAGTTTATCAGACCAAAAAAGTAGCCCCAGAACATGTTGCCCTGAGTATAGAACCGTACCAATGTGATAATTTTTATATTGTTCCTATTTATAACAAGAAGCCTGCTGGAGGGAGAAAATTATCCCTAGAGACAAGGCTGGAAAGGGGCCAGGAGAGCCCTCCCTCTAAGAAGGTATACAGCAGGAATCGTATCCTGGGGATGTTCAGTGTTTTTCCCTTAGAGAAGCTCTCCGCAGAGGATCGTTTTTTTCTGAGTAAGTACACAAACCGGATCGGCTATAACCTGCATAATCGGCTTATTGCCCTGCAAAATATTGATCACCTGAAATTCATCAATACCTTGGTGATGGATATTGAGCATAATGTGATTGTGCCGAATATGTATTTCCGGCATCTCTTCAATAAACTTCGTCAAAAGATAGCAGAGCTTGAAAAGATACGAGACGAGATACGCCAAACTACCAACTTGGATATTGCCTCCTACCAATGTGAGAGCTGTTTGAGTCGTTGTGATCAGCTCAGTGATGATTTACTTTTCTATCATTCTGAAATAGTAAAGCATCATTCTAATATCAGTCTCTTCTTAGAGAGCCTTTTCCGGCGGGAACATTTCGAGAGCGGCCATTTAGTGCTCCATCCTAAACGGTGTTTTGTGGAAAAGGAGATTATTCTGCCTCAGTTGGAGAACTATGCCAGTCGCTTGCGTGCGGCACATATCACTGTGGATCGCCCGAATAATATGCTGGATGAAGAATTTCAGCTTGTGGTGGATATCGGGCTTCTTTCCCAGGTCTATGCCAATCTTTTTTCCAATGCAACCAAGTATACGCAAGAAGTCGTCACCAGAGATGGAACAAGACGTAAGGCTATCGCCTATGGGCGTGAGGTTCTTGATGACTTTCCTCAATGCGGCGAGCAGGGGGTTAAGTTCAATGTATTTAGCACAGGCCCTCATCTTGATCCAGAAGAAGTGCCCTTTATTTTTCAAGAAGGTGTGCGGGGCAAAAGCAGCAAGGGGATCCACGGCACCGGGCACGGCCTGGCCTTTATCCAGCATGTTGTTGAGCTGCACGGAGGGGTGGTTGGCTATGAGAAGACCTCGGAGGGAAATAATTTTTTCTTCATTCTCCCTGTAACGTATGTGCAATGA
- the pyrR gene encoding bifunctional pyr operon transcriptional regulator/uracil phosphoribosyltransferase PyrR → MSVRIVMNSEAIERSIERLAMEILERNQGVENLAIVGIHTGGVFMAARLHEKITAHEDNEVPMASLDITLYRDDWSLISQNPIVRKTNIEFTVEDKDVVLVDDVIFTGRTIRAAMDALMDYGRPRSIQLAVLVDRQGRELPIQPDFTGVCIRADASERVDVLLSEDRKGDEVAVDIK, encoded by the coding sequence ATGTCCGTCCGCATTGTTATGAACAGCGAAGCTATTGAGCGGAGCATAGAACGATTGGCCATGGAGATTCTTGAACGGAATCAAGGCGTCGAAAATTTGGCTATCGTCGGCATCCATACGGGCGGAGTGTTTATGGCTGCCCGGCTTCATGAAAAGATTACTGCCCATGAGGATAACGAGGTGCCCATGGCCAGCCTGGACATCACCCTGTACCGGGATGATTGGAGCCTGATCTCGCAAAATCCCATTGTTCGCAAAACCAATATCGAATTCACGGTTGAGGATAAGGATGTTGTGCTGGTGGATGACGTTATCTTTACCGGGCGCACTATCCGGGCCGCTATGGATGCGTTGATGGATTATGGGCGCCCTCGTTCTATTCAGCTGGCTGTCTTGGTTGATCGTCAGGGTCGTGAACTCCCCATCCAACCGGATTTTACAGGGGTCTGTATTCGTGCCGATGCATCAGAACGGGTTGATGTGCTGCTGTCTGAGGATCGGAAGGGTGATGAAGTGGCGGTTGATATAAAGTAA
- a CDS encoding phosphoribosylglycinamide formyltransferase, with protein sequence MQKIAVLLSGSGRTLDNFHECIQAGAMKAAIQVVVSNVGDALGLEKAQKYGYPAFHAADNAAINKILAEYDIDLVTLAGYLKLYEPSQQLQQRVVNIHPSLIPSFCGPGFYGHHVHEAVKARGCTVSGCTVHFANEVYDEGPIILQKCVSLAPADSPDDIADKVFAKECEAFPEAINLVDEKGAAYFWNRG encoded by the coding sequence ATGCAAAAGATAGCAGTACTGCTGTCTGGATCAGGCAGGACCCTGGATAATTTTCATGAATGTATCCAGGCAGGCGCGATGAAGGCAGCGATTCAGGTGGTTGTCTCTAATGTCGGTGACGCCTTGGGGCTGGAGAAAGCACAAAAATATGGCTATCCGGCCTTTCACGCTGCTGATAATGCAGCCATTAATAAGATCCTGGCGGAATATGATATTGACCTTGTCACCCTTGCCGGTTACCTTAAACTGTATGAACCATCGCAACAACTGCAACAACGGGTTGTTAATATTCATCCTTCCCTGATTCCCTCCTTCTGCGGCCCGGGTTTTTACGGTCATCATGTCCATGAGGCCGTCAAGGCCAGAGGCTGTACTGTCAGCGGCTGTACTGTTCATTTTGCCAACGAGGTCTATGACGAAGGTCCTATTATTCTGCAAAAATGTGTCTCGTTAGCCCCTGCTGATTCACCTGATGATATTGCAGATAAGGTGTTTGCCAAAGAGTGTGAGGCCTTTCCTGAAGCCATTAATTTGGTGGATGAAAAGGGTGCTGCCTATTTCTGGAACAGAGGTTGA